The nucleotide sequence ATCTTCGTGGAAATTCTTAAAGACATCTCATTCCGTGTCGCGCCTGTAAACATGCCTTCATGTCGCCAGATGATACGCGAAATCAAGGGTCACAAATTGCTGGAAGGAGCTCGAGGCTCTGTCCCTTGTGATATAGAGGCTCTGGCAGAAACGGTATGTGTGATCTCGTACATGGTAAATGAGCTGCGGGAAGTCGCTGAAGTTGATCTGAATCCTGTGTTTGCATGGGAGAAAGGGCTGGCTGTGGCGGATGCACGTATTGTGCTCCATCCCTAAGCTTAGTCGATAGGGTGGCGTTGCAACGCCACCCATACAATAAAGTTTTTTTGTCAGCTGTTTTTTTGACGGCATTCACCTGTAATTAGAGGGAAGTATCATCATGCGCGAAGTAAAACTATTTCCAACGACAACCGGGCAGAGCTGGCTTGAAATGTCTTCTTACAAGAATCACAGTTTTAAGTCTCCTGACGATATGAGTGATAAGTACGATTATATTATTGTTGGAGCCGGTTACGGCGGTTATGGAACTGCCAGCCGTCTTGCAGAGCTGAATCCTGAATCAAAGATAGCCGTAATTGAAGCTATTAAAATCGGTGATAATGACAGTGGTAAGAATGCCGGTTTCATTATCGACGTTCCTCATGATTTCGGTGACGCCGGTGGTTCTTCTTTTGAAGACAACAAGATGTATTTTAAGTTGAACACTGCAATCATCGCCAGAATGCGCGACACAATCAAGAGTAGCGGTATCGATGTAGACTGGCGCGATAGCGGCAAATACGTTTGCTGTTGTAATCCGCGCAGTTACAAGATGATCGACACCGAAGTTCATGATCTTGATAAAATGGGCGTTCCTTATAAAATATATGAAGGTGAAGAGTTAAACCGTCGCCTTGGTACTGAATATTATACCAAGGCTCTTTATACGTCAGGTTCCACATTGGTGAACCCTGCTGATGTACTTCGCGGCCTTTTTACTACTTTGCCTGACAATGTGGAAGTTTTTGAAAATTGTCCTGTCTTGCGCGTTGATGAAGGCAGCAACATGGTTGTTGTTTTGCAGAACG is from Maridesulfovibrio ferrireducens and encodes:
- a CDS encoding FAD-binding oxidoreductase, encoding MREVKLFPTTTGQSWLEMSSYKNHSFKSPDDMSDKYDYIIVGAGYGGYGTASRLAELNPESKIAVIEAIKIGDNDSGKNAGFIIDVPHDFGDAGGSSFEDNKMYFKLNTAIIARMRDTIKSSGIDVDWRDSGKYVCCCNPRSYKMIDTEVHDLDKMGVPYKIYEGEELNRRLGTEYYTKALYTSGSTLVNPADVLRGLFTTLPDNVEVFENCPVLRVDEGSNMVVVLQNGRPITGGNVIVTGGPFIEQFGIVKNVFCPVTSFGAFSRKLTANELKDFEGVEPWGCTAGHPAGTTVRYTADQRIYVRNGFSFNSQLTTSHQRIRNSIPKLRKAFENRFPNLRHVNFEFVYGGMINMTMNYRPLMMQKSSNLFASACGEGAGVAKTCMMGHYIAEWISGVQSEDLNFLRRIAKPSWLPPDPFRTAGARVRLAWEEYNAKQEI